A stretch of the Perca fluviatilis chromosome 17, GENO_Pfluv_1.0, whole genome shotgun sequence genome encodes the following:
- the sh3bp2 gene encoding SH3 domain-binding protein 2 isoform X2: MDLLPPLASTVLASAVSLLRDSAAVQSITRRLNRRTMSSLEMCWPVPMRAIGAQNLLTMPGGVSTSGYLHKKGGSQFSLLKWPLRYIIIHKGCVYYFKSSTSPAPQGAFSLNGYNRVMRAAEETTSSNVFPFKIVHFSKKHRTWFFSAASEDERRKWMRYLRREIDHYNDRKDPQISSDSESDADSFYGSIEKPMDIKHPFNNAEDDYGEDDDDDDDEPDYLKPDGDCSPTSTGRPAGPPPTYPPPPVPAASQLRQDSSPGFHKGPPPAVPPLHRIPTSPLPKKPPPCVPPPSILKDPNKGPPPPLPFAPHLHRSISPTPPPPPPPNAKKTLQGRVASAGGPGNDKRDWRPVPALSVQTPATLPICDQLESRMVLNGPAHRSLNALGSQSMGSNHHWETSNHRSKPSLPPQLNVGGANLRPVMSDAPSHNKPPPGHPPLPGHPPLSPLLKAGLLNKPPVPKPPLPTLKPPLPAAKSKQSGTPLQRASPDGQSFRSLGDETPTEFRRKRDSSKHSGGDDSDEDYENMQLPDSVFIDTTESSFVEKLFRESPVPPQDGLYAIRNSGTKTSKVLVVWDISIAKARNYRLFEEADCVFLDNEFTFPTLAAVIEHYYSHPLPHHGSLCLQKPYTKGF; this comes from the exons ATGGACCTGCTGCCGCCGTTAGCGTCCACAGTGTTAGCCTCCGCAGTCAGCCTGCTGAGGGACAGCGCTGCTGTTCAGAGCATCACCCGGAGGCTCAACAGGAG AACCATGTCATCTCTGGAGATGTGCTGGCCGGTGCCGATGCGAGCCATCGGGGCTCAGAACCTCCTCACCATGCCGGGAGGAGTTTCCACTTCAGGATACCTCCACAAGAAGGGAGGCAGCCAGTTCAGCCTGTTGAAAT GGCCACTGAGGTACATCATCATCCATAAGGGCTGCGTTTACTACTTTAAGAGCAGTACCTCTCCTGCACCACAGGGGGCGTTCTCTCTCAACGGCTACAACAG agtgatgagagcagcagaggagaCAACGTCCAGTAATGTCTTTCCTTTTAAGATCGTCCACTTCAGTAAGAAACACAGGACGTGGTTTTTCTCTGCAGCCAGCGAGGACGAGAGGAGG aaaTGGATGCGATACCTGCGAAGGGAGATAGATCACTATAACGACAGAAAAGATCCCCAGATTTCAAG TGACTCAGAGTCAGATGCCGACAGTTTCTATGGCTCCATTGAGAAGCCCATGGATATTAAGCACCCCTTCAATAACGCAGAAGACG ATTACGGGGAGGATGATGACGACGATGACGATGAGCCAGACTATTTGAAGCCAGACGGCGACTGTTCGCCGACATCGACAG GTCGACCCGCGGGGCCGCCCCCCACCTACCCCCCTCCCCCAGTGCCGGCAGCATCCCAGCTCCGTCAAGACTCCAGTCCAGGTTTCCACAAAGGCCCGCCTCCTGCCGTCCCACCTCTACACAGAATCCCGACCAGCCCGCTCCCCAAAAAACCCCCGCCCTGTGTCCCCCCTCCCTCCATACTGAAGGACCCCAACAAAGGACCACCCcctcccctgccctttgccccCCACCTGCACAGGTCCATTTCCCCCACCccgccgcctcctcctccccccaacGCAAAGAAAACTCTTCAAGGCCGGGTGGCATCAGCGGGGGGGCCTGGGAACGATAAGAGAGACTGGAGGCCTGTGCCGGCCTTATCGGTCCAGACCCCCGCAACTCTGCCCATCTGTGACCAATTAGAGAGCAGGATGGTCCTAAATGGTCCCGCCCACCGCTCCCTTAATGCTTTGGGGAGCCAATCAATGGGCAGCAACCACCACTGGGAGACGAGCAACCACCGCAGCAAGCCGAGCCTACCTCCTCAGTTAAACGTTGGAGGGGCTAACCTCAGACCTGTGATGTCAGACGCCCCGTCACACAATAAGCCGCCCCCCGGTCACCCGCCACTGCCTGGTCACCCTCCACTCTCTCCTCTACTTAAAGCTGGACTACTAAATAAGCCGCCGGTACCTAAACCTCCTCTGCCAACATTGAAACCCCCGCTGCCTGCAGCCAAGTCCAAGCAGTCGGGCACACCACTTCA AAGAGCATCTCCAGACGGCCAGAGCTTCCGTTCGCTGGGAGACGAGACGCCCACAGAGTTCAGGAGGAAACGAGACTCGTCCAAACACAGCGGAGGAGACGACTCCGACGAGGACTACGAGAAC ATGCAGCTGCCAGACTCCGTGTTCATTGATACGACTGAATCCAGCTTCGTGGAAAA GTTGTTCAGAGAGAGCCCCGTCCCTCCACAGGATGGACTGTACGCCATCAGGAACTCAGGAACCAAAACatcaaag GTGCTGGTGGTGTGGGATATCAGTATAGCCAAAGCCAGAAACTACCGACTGTTTGAAGAG gcGGACTGTGTGTTTCTGGACAACGAATTCACCTTCCCCACCCTGGCAGCTGTGATCGAACACTACTACAGCCATCCGCTTCCTCACCACGGCTCGCTCTGCCTGCAGAAGCCCTACACAAAGGGCTTCTGA
- the sh3bp2 gene encoding SH3 domain-binding protein 2 isoform X1 has product MSTDMSALSMRKNKSFARSCKPSTRICTREHRDVITMSSLEMCWPVPMRAIGAQNLLTMPGGVSTSGYLHKKGGSQFSLLKWPLRYIIIHKGCVYYFKSSTSPAPQGAFSLNGYNRVMRAAEETTSSNVFPFKIVHFSKKHRTWFFSAASEDERRKWMRYLRREIDHYNDRKDPQISSDSESDADSFYGSIEKPMDIKHPFNNAEDDYGEDDDDDDDEPDYLKPDGDCSPTSTGRPAGPPPTYPPPPVPAASQLRQDSSPGFHKGPPPAVPPLHRIPTSPLPKKPPPCVPPPSILKDPNKGPPPPLPFAPHLHRSISPTPPPPPPPNAKKTLQGRVASAGGPGNDKRDWRPVPALSVQTPATLPICDQLESRMVLNGPAHRSLNALGSQSMGSNHHWETSNHRSKPSLPPQLNVGGANLRPVMSDAPSHNKPPPGHPPLPGHPPLSPLLKAGLLNKPPVPKPPLPTLKPPLPAAKSKQSGTPLQRASPDGQSFRSLGDETPTEFRRKRDSSKHSGGDDSDEDYENMQLPDSVFIDTTESSFVEKLFRESPVPPQDGLYAIRNSGTKTSKVLVVWDISIAKARNYRLFEEADCVFLDNEFTFPTLAAVIEHYYSHPLPHHGSLCLQKPYTKGF; this is encoded by the exons ATGTCCACCGACATGTCCGCCCTGTCCATGAGGAAGAACAAGTCGTTTGCGCGGAGCTGCAAGCCCAGCACCAGGATATGTACTCGGGAACACAGGGACGTCAT AACCATGTCATCTCTGGAGATGTGCTGGCCGGTGCCGATGCGAGCCATCGGGGCTCAGAACCTCCTCACCATGCCGGGAGGAGTTTCCACTTCAGGATACCTCCACAAGAAGGGAGGCAGCCAGTTCAGCCTGTTGAAAT GGCCACTGAGGTACATCATCATCCATAAGGGCTGCGTTTACTACTTTAAGAGCAGTACCTCTCCTGCACCACAGGGGGCGTTCTCTCTCAACGGCTACAACAG agtgatgagagcagcagaggagaCAACGTCCAGTAATGTCTTTCCTTTTAAGATCGTCCACTTCAGTAAGAAACACAGGACGTGGTTTTTCTCTGCAGCCAGCGAGGACGAGAGGAGG aaaTGGATGCGATACCTGCGAAGGGAGATAGATCACTATAACGACAGAAAAGATCCCCAGATTTCAAG TGACTCAGAGTCAGATGCCGACAGTTTCTATGGCTCCATTGAGAAGCCCATGGATATTAAGCACCCCTTCAATAACGCAGAAGACG ATTACGGGGAGGATGATGACGACGATGACGATGAGCCAGACTATTTGAAGCCAGACGGCGACTGTTCGCCGACATCGACAG GTCGACCCGCGGGGCCGCCCCCCACCTACCCCCCTCCCCCAGTGCCGGCAGCATCCCAGCTCCGTCAAGACTCCAGTCCAGGTTTCCACAAAGGCCCGCCTCCTGCCGTCCCACCTCTACACAGAATCCCGACCAGCCCGCTCCCCAAAAAACCCCCGCCCTGTGTCCCCCCTCCCTCCATACTGAAGGACCCCAACAAAGGACCACCCcctcccctgccctttgccccCCACCTGCACAGGTCCATTTCCCCCACCccgccgcctcctcctccccccaacGCAAAGAAAACTCTTCAAGGCCGGGTGGCATCAGCGGGGGGGCCTGGGAACGATAAGAGAGACTGGAGGCCTGTGCCGGCCTTATCGGTCCAGACCCCCGCAACTCTGCCCATCTGTGACCAATTAGAGAGCAGGATGGTCCTAAATGGTCCCGCCCACCGCTCCCTTAATGCTTTGGGGAGCCAATCAATGGGCAGCAACCACCACTGGGAGACGAGCAACCACCGCAGCAAGCCGAGCCTACCTCCTCAGTTAAACGTTGGAGGGGCTAACCTCAGACCTGTGATGTCAGACGCCCCGTCACACAATAAGCCGCCCCCCGGTCACCCGCCACTGCCTGGTCACCCTCCACTCTCTCCTCTACTTAAAGCTGGACTACTAAATAAGCCGCCGGTACCTAAACCTCCTCTGCCAACATTGAAACCCCCGCTGCCTGCAGCCAAGTCCAAGCAGTCGGGCACACCACTTCA AAGAGCATCTCCAGACGGCCAGAGCTTCCGTTCGCTGGGAGACGAGACGCCCACAGAGTTCAGGAGGAAACGAGACTCGTCCAAACACAGCGGAGGAGACGACTCCGACGAGGACTACGAGAAC ATGCAGCTGCCAGACTCCGTGTTCATTGATACGACTGAATCCAGCTTCGTGGAAAA GTTGTTCAGAGAGAGCCCCGTCCCTCCACAGGATGGACTGTACGCCATCAGGAACTCAGGAACCAAAACatcaaag GTGCTGGTGGTGTGGGATATCAGTATAGCCAAAGCCAGAAACTACCGACTGTTTGAAGAG gcGGACTGTGTGTTTCTGGACAACGAATTCACCTTCCCCACCCTGGCAGCTGTGATCGAACACTACTACAGCCATCCGCTTCCTCACCACGGCTCGCTCTGCCTGCAGAAGCCCTACACAAAGGGCTTCTGA
- the sh3bp2 gene encoding SH3 domain-binding protein 2 isoform X3, translating to MSSLEMCWPVPMRAIGAQNLLTMPGGVSTSGYLHKKGGSQFSLLKWPLRYIIIHKGCVYYFKSSTSPAPQGAFSLNGYNRVMRAAEETTSSNVFPFKIVHFSKKHRTWFFSAASEDERRKWMRYLRREIDHYNDRKDPQISSDSESDADSFYGSIEKPMDIKHPFNNAEDDYGEDDDDDDDEPDYLKPDGDCSPTSTGRPAGPPPTYPPPPVPAASQLRQDSSPGFHKGPPPAVPPLHRIPTSPLPKKPPPCVPPPSILKDPNKGPPPPLPFAPHLHRSISPTPPPPPPPNAKKTLQGRVASAGGPGNDKRDWRPVPALSVQTPATLPICDQLESRMVLNGPAHRSLNALGSQSMGSNHHWETSNHRSKPSLPPQLNVGGANLRPVMSDAPSHNKPPPGHPPLPGHPPLSPLLKAGLLNKPPVPKPPLPTLKPPLPAAKSKQSGTPLQRASPDGQSFRSLGDETPTEFRRKRDSSKHSGGDDSDEDYENMQLPDSVFIDTTESSFVEKLFRESPVPPQDGLYAIRNSGTKTSKVLVVWDISIAKARNYRLFEEADCVFLDNEFTFPTLAAVIEHYYSHPLPHHGSLCLQKPYTKGF from the exons ATGTCATCTCTGGAGATGTGCTGGCCGGTGCCGATGCGAGCCATCGGGGCTCAGAACCTCCTCACCATGCCGGGAGGAGTTTCCACTTCAGGATACCTCCACAAGAAGGGAGGCAGCCAGTTCAGCCTGTTGAAAT GGCCACTGAGGTACATCATCATCCATAAGGGCTGCGTTTACTACTTTAAGAGCAGTACCTCTCCTGCACCACAGGGGGCGTTCTCTCTCAACGGCTACAACAG agtgatgagagcagcagaggagaCAACGTCCAGTAATGTCTTTCCTTTTAAGATCGTCCACTTCAGTAAGAAACACAGGACGTGGTTTTTCTCTGCAGCCAGCGAGGACGAGAGGAGG aaaTGGATGCGATACCTGCGAAGGGAGATAGATCACTATAACGACAGAAAAGATCCCCAGATTTCAAG TGACTCAGAGTCAGATGCCGACAGTTTCTATGGCTCCATTGAGAAGCCCATGGATATTAAGCACCCCTTCAATAACGCAGAAGACG ATTACGGGGAGGATGATGACGACGATGACGATGAGCCAGACTATTTGAAGCCAGACGGCGACTGTTCGCCGACATCGACAG GTCGACCCGCGGGGCCGCCCCCCACCTACCCCCCTCCCCCAGTGCCGGCAGCATCCCAGCTCCGTCAAGACTCCAGTCCAGGTTTCCACAAAGGCCCGCCTCCTGCCGTCCCACCTCTACACAGAATCCCGACCAGCCCGCTCCCCAAAAAACCCCCGCCCTGTGTCCCCCCTCCCTCCATACTGAAGGACCCCAACAAAGGACCACCCcctcccctgccctttgccccCCACCTGCACAGGTCCATTTCCCCCACCccgccgcctcctcctccccccaacGCAAAGAAAACTCTTCAAGGCCGGGTGGCATCAGCGGGGGGGCCTGGGAACGATAAGAGAGACTGGAGGCCTGTGCCGGCCTTATCGGTCCAGACCCCCGCAACTCTGCCCATCTGTGACCAATTAGAGAGCAGGATGGTCCTAAATGGTCCCGCCCACCGCTCCCTTAATGCTTTGGGGAGCCAATCAATGGGCAGCAACCACCACTGGGAGACGAGCAACCACCGCAGCAAGCCGAGCCTACCTCCTCAGTTAAACGTTGGAGGGGCTAACCTCAGACCTGTGATGTCAGACGCCCCGTCACACAATAAGCCGCCCCCCGGTCACCCGCCACTGCCTGGTCACCCTCCACTCTCTCCTCTACTTAAAGCTGGACTACTAAATAAGCCGCCGGTACCTAAACCTCCTCTGCCAACATTGAAACCCCCGCTGCCTGCAGCCAAGTCCAAGCAGTCGGGCACACCACTTCA AAGAGCATCTCCAGACGGCCAGAGCTTCCGTTCGCTGGGAGACGAGACGCCCACAGAGTTCAGGAGGAAACGAGACTCGTCCAAACACAGCGGAGGAGACGACTCCGACGAGGACTACGAGAAC ATGCAGCTGCCAGACTCCGTGTTCATTGATACGACTGAATCCAGCTTCGTGGAAAA GTTGTTCAGAGAGAGCCCCGTCCCTCCACAGGATGGACTGTACGCCATCAGGAACTCAGGAACCAAAACatcaaag GTGCTGGTGGTGTGGGATATCAGTATAGCCAAAGCCAGAAACTACCGACTGTTTGAAGAG gcGGACTGTGTGTTTCTGGACAACGAATTCACCTTCCCCACCCTGGCAGCTGTGATCGAACACTACTACAGCCATCCGCTTCCTCACCACGGCTCGCTCTGCCTGCAGAAGCCCTACACAAAGGGCTTCTGA